From the Ammospiza caudacuta isolate bAmmCau1 chromosome 1, bAmmCau1.pri, whole genome shotgun sequence genome, the window TTGTTCCAAAGTATTAAATTCTCCTCTCCATTGCATTTCCTACTTTGGCGCAACTAGATGTCATTTGGgattaaataatttgaaattatatGTCTTGCAttatccttttgttttctggtATCTCCATAGTTTGGAAATCTGATACACTCATCCCTTTTCCTGGTCCTGGATGtgcatccatccctgtccctggttTTCTGTCCTTTGGGGTGTTTGGTCTGCTTGCCAGACCCTCTGCTAggctggctcagctctctggTTCAGCAGAAGACTGATCACCTTCTTGATGGGTTGGTTACTGCATTAATTGTGGTGATTCCCAGCAAGGTTTTCCAGACCTTTAGATTTAGTGCGAAGTTAAGTAGCAGGAAAGTGGAACCAGGGAAGTGCAATAGCCATAGGAAAATAAACACATGGAGCTGTCCTCTACATTTGTCTGTAGTGTCATTGAGAAAATAACTGGGTATTTTAACAATGTATTTtatctaattttaaataattgaaaatgCTGTCTTTTAAcactcaaaataatttttggaaTCAATATTATCACATATTGAAATGTTATTATCTTCTCATCTTTCAGGCTGAAGGTGGCCCATTCTGAGATTAATTTAATAATCATTTGCTTAGAAAACTTCCCGTGTTGTTCATGGTAAGGCTTATATTTGATATTTCAAATTTAGTTTATCATGCTGATTTATTTAGAGTATTTCCTACACATTTTTAGTGTTAACATTTACTTTAGCTATAATAATGGCTTATGAGTTAGATAATACATTTAATGAGAATTGGAGTTTTAAAGAGTAAGTTTTCAATTTTGTAATGAAGATTTGAACAGTTGTAAATTGTGTAACATAAGAAAGAACTTTATAAATTCacaattttaaaatcagttaCAGAGTAATACTTTTACAGTCTAACAGGCTTTTTGTGGTcattttatgcaaaaaaaaaaaagttgggtttttttaaatgatggAAATTACTTAATCTCTTGGGGTTTTGTGACTTAGACTGCTTTATAAAAGTTACAAAATTTTCCTGTTAATTTACAGGAGTTTTTCATCAGTATGTCTGAAACCATTAAATATAATGACGACGATCACAAAACTGTGTTCCTGAAAACATTGAATGAACAACGTTTGGAAGGAGAGTTTTGTGACATCGCTATTGTGGTTGAAGATGTTAAGTTCAGAGCCCATAGGTGCGTGCTTGCTGCCTGCAGTACCTActtcaaaaagcttttcaaaaaaCTTGAAGTTGATAGTTCATCAGTAATAGAAATAGATTTTCTTCGTTCTGATATTTTTGAGGAAGTTCTCAATTACATGTATACTGCAAAGATTTCTGTTAAAAAAGAGGATGTAAACTTGATGATGTCTTCAGGCCAGATCCTTGGTATTCGGTTTCTTGATAAACTCTGCTCTCAAAAACGTGATGTATCTAGTCCTGAAGAAAACACACAGTCCAAGAGCAAGTACTGTCTAAAAATGAACCGTTCTATTGGGGAACCCAATGATACCCAAGATGATGAGGTGGAAGAGATTGGAGATCATGATGACAGTCCATCAGATGTGACAGTAGAAGGCACTCCCCCAAGTCAGGAAGATGGTAAATCACCAACCACTACTCTGAGAGTGCAAGAGGCAATTCTGAAAGAGTTGGGAAGTGAAGAGGTTAGAAAAGTAAACTGCTATGGCCAAGAAGTAGAACCTATGGAAACAACGGAATCTAAAGACTTAGGGTCTCAGACCCCTCAGGCACTCACATTTAATGATGGCATAAGTGAAGTGAAAGATGAGCAGACACCAGGATGGACCACAGCAGCCGGGGATATGAAGTTTGAGTACTTGCTTTACGGTCACAGGGAACATATTGTATGTCAGGCTTGTGGCAAGACCTTTTCCGATGAAGCACGTttgagaaaacatgaaaaactaCACACTGCAGACAGACCATTTGTTTGTGAAATGTGTACAAAGGGCTTCACCACGCAGGCTCATTTGAAAGAACACTTGAAAATACACACAGGTTACAAGCCTTACAGTTGTGAAGTGTGTGGGAAGTCTTTTATTCGTGCACCAGATCTAAAAAAGCATGAAAGAGTTCACAGTAATGAGAGGCCATTTGCATGCCATATGTGTGATAAAGCTTTCAAGCACAAGTCCCACCTCAAAGACCACGAAAGAAGGCACCGAGGAGAGAAACCTTTTGTCTGCAGTTCCTGCACTAAAGCATTTGCTAAGGCATCTGACCTAAAAAGGCACGAGAACAATATGCACAGTGAAAGAAAGCAAGTTACAGCAGCCAATTCCATCCAGAGTGAAACAGAACAGTTGCAGGCGGCAGCCATGGCTGCTGAAGCAGAGCAACAATTAGAAACTATAGCCTGTAGTTAAAAACTAAAGTAGGAACTTTATCAGAAATAATATAAGAAATTAAATGGAGCAAAATCTGCTGTTGATATACATTTAGACTGAGAATCTTTTCAAGAAAGCATATTTTTAGAGGATTTGAATGTTTAATAGGAATACATAGCATCGCTTGGTTAGGTATCTTAAAACATTTCCGAGATGGGTGTTCTCAGAATGTGAAACAGTTTTGTTGTCACTAGCAGTATAATGCACTAATAACTGCTTTAATTTGAGAATGTGATCAAGTTCTCTGTAGCAGGGATCATCACTGGCCGATACTTTCCTTTATCCAGTATGGAATACTGAATACGATGTAAACATTGCAATCAGTGAGAATCAGTGACTTATGCTTGAAAACGCTGAGATCTCAAAAATCACAAAcatggaaagaaattatttggttttCATAATTCTTAGGCGTTGTACCTACAATTTTTATGAGAAGCATACACTGAATCCCTAAGCTTtttaattctgccttttttcacCTAATGTAGGATGGTACAACAGAGTGTAAAGGAGGATGGTAATCAAAATGAAATTGCTTCTTATTCCATTCCCTCAGATATCCTCCTATTTTTATAAAGGTGGCAAGTTTTAATGAATTACTTGCATTcttgaaaaaaatgcattattcACAGGGATTCTGGCTGGCAAAGCAGAAGTGTCATGGCATTCACCAGTCCCTTCTGTGGGCAAAAATGTCTGCctcatttgtttttatgttCACTTTTATACAGGGCCCCAGAGGTGGGACTGGGCCACAAAGGAAAAAGGGTGGAGCATGGAGGAGACATGCTCCTTACTCAAACCCAGTAAAAATCAGTAAAAGCTAATACAGCCTGAGATGGTTTTTTTATTATGCAACTTCAGGTCACCTAACCTAGCACAGTGAAGGCAGAAGAGTatctgcaggagcaggtgacCAGGTGTCACTGCCAGACTCCTGAAGCTGCAGCCAAGGGTGTCACATATCTGCCCGCAGGCTCAGCTGGGGTTTGTGTCGTGGCTGATCATACAGCTCATAGGTCCTGTTCAAGTTTAAAAGCTTCTACCTTTTGACACGCCACCCCTCATCAAGAGGGGGACTTCAGTGAGTGAGTTCTGTCAGAATTGATCCTGGGTGAGTGTTCACTATTAGTCAGTTGCttagtctattttttttttaaccagctgGGGTACATGCTGATAACAATAATTAACTCACAGAGTCAAGGAAATAAATGGTCTTTGGATTGCAGTCTGCTACTTGTGGTCATCAAGAGAAGACACAGTAACAGCAGCAATGCAATCCAAAGGTATATCAaccctttattttaaatttgtaaaTAATACAGCTATTGTGAAAACTTCATTTGAAGTTGGAATGGGCAAAAAACACACTCGGGCACATGGTTGGTAACATTGGTCACTTGCGGTAACTATAGCATATCAAAGTGTTAGACCAGTTTCTGATAAGTTACTGTGTGGTAGATCACATCTTGCTTTTCtaaatagaaatttaaaatagtGTTTTTGGAACTGTTATATGGAACTTCAGTTACTgaggggtttttatttggtctaggttttttttttttttacagctttgtTTTATTCATGTATTCATCAGGTTAAGCAGTTATCTTTAAATGCCAGTAATTGTTCAAACGCTGGTCTGTAAATAAAACATGAccttaatattttagaaaatgtaAACTTTGGACCTTTaccaatatatttttttaaaatgtttcttcatTTTACATTCAGTAATATTAGTTTGTAAACAAACTATACATTTTGTACCTGTGCAACATCAGAGGATGTGTATTCATTGCATTTTATTGGTTCTCTTGAGGAACATGATAAATGACCATTGTTAAAATGTTTTACTGTATATGATCATAGATATAAAGATAGTAGGTCCAAAATAGgatctactttttttttctaaatatattcGTCTTGCTATGTTTTCTTATCTGAAATTGTGTGCACTTCTTCCTAGGTAAGTCGGGGTTAAAAAGACTGTACAAAACATATCTGTTATGATAAGAGTTCAAAAGTGTAAAATGTGAAGAAAGTAAATTTTCTCAAGGTCTGCTATGAAGAATGCAAGAAACCATGAGCATAAATTACAGCAGTAAACaattacatttgaaaaaaaaaaaagaaaatattttaaatatgaatCACTAAAAGAGAACGCCTGGGGAGGTACTGCAATCTCCACTAGTGGTAACATTCACAAATGGGTTAGAGAAACATCTATTAGGAGTGGTTTAAATATGATTAGTTTTGCTTTGAAGCTGAGGGATAAACTCCATAACCTCTCAAGAAGATCCtcattgggattttttttttggaaagtaagaaataaaaatggaggTCACTGGGACAGCTGACACTGGAGTGGAAAGACTGAACTCAAGCATTATAGTTAAAGAAAACTGCTGCTGACTTTTGAGCACAAGTGGTCAGGCTGCAAATTTGAGATTGTTATAGAAAAGCAGGCTTGCATGAGAAGACTCACAGTGGAAAGTGTGAGAGCGTTGTGTGTTACATCAGAGTAGATTCTGCTTTTGTTACAGCTTATAGCTGTAAAAGTTACAGGTGTGGAGGGATGGAGATATCCTTAGCTGTTTTTATATTCTTGTTAGTGTGTTCTAAACTAATCTGTATATTCTGAAGGAATGTTAGCCTATATATTATGGGGGTGTGTCTGTGAAGTTCAGGTAAATTTGTCTGCATCTTACAATGCTACTGCTCCCATCTCTCTCCTGTCCGTGCCAGAGGACACCATGCACAAAAGCAGGTGTGCATCAGCTCCAAGCCAATGAGGTTTTCCAGCACAATGAGCTGTAAGGTATGAGCTGTGTCCATTGAGGAATGGGCAcgtttttatttttgcttagaCAAGGACAGCAACTTCTTTTACAGTTTGAGACAGTGGATGAGATTCTCTCCAATTAATGGAAATTTTACTGTTGGTTCTATTGGGGCCAGACTAGACTAACATTCCTTAGAAGGTTTtttgtctggattttttttaagggaaaaaggaacaaaatgaaCACATTTTGAACCGCAATATCTGCCTAATTTCTCATCCTAATCATATTAGCCATGGGCATGCTGCTGATTATTTGGCACAACTCAGTTTGGAAACTAGAAGTCTCCACTCCTTAGCCCTTCTTTTACATACTACTCttatcaatatttttaaaaatattggaaaattaGGCAAATCACAGTTGAGTGAGTacttgtgggattttttttctgctttaatctTTCAGAAAGATTTAGACCTGGTGATTAGAATTTTAAAGCTTGTTTTGTGAAAAGAAATTCCTCATGCTCACTTCAGTAGCAAAAGTTTGAGGTCAGCTTCTATTTGTTCTAGTAAGCTACAGAGTGCTAAATACTTCTCAAAATCTTGCAATTTAGGTAGCCAAACTGGAGTTCTTTTGAAGATCAGGCTTTAGTTTTCTAATATAGAGATTTCTTTCATGATTCCATTAAATAGGGATACTTTAAATGAATAGAATTGtgtgaaatacagaataaaatacCAGATTATGTCAGAAAGTCTACTCTAAAGTTAGAGTATACTTCTAGtggcagattatcttttgtTAAGTATTCTATTAATACATACAGCTATGGTGTTGTAGAGAAGACAAAGCATTTATGAAAGAGACTGCATCATCTACTGTGTGCAACAGATGACTTTTCTGAATGTAAGCATTTAC encodes:
- the ZBTB14 gene encoding zinc finger and BTB domain-containing protein 14, with the translated sequence MEFFISMSETIKYNDDDHKTVFLKTLNEQRLEGEFCDIAIVVEDVKFRAHRCVLAACSTYFKKLFKKLEVDSSSVIEIDFLRSDIFEEVLNYMYTAKISVKKEDVNLMMSSGQILGIRFLDKLCSQKRDVSSPEENTQSKSKYCLKMNRSIGEPNDTQDDEVEEIGDHDDSPSDVTVEGTPPSQEDGKSPTTTLRVQEAILKELGSEEVRKVNCYGQEVEPMETTESKDLGSQTPQALTFNDGISEVKDEQTPGWTTAAGDMKFEYLLYGHREHIVCQACGKTFSDEARLRKHEKLHTADRPFVCEMCTKGFTTQAHLKEHLKIHTGYKPYSCEVCGKSFIRAPDLKKHERVHSNERPFACHMCDKAFKHKSHLKDHERRHRGEKPFVCSSCTKAFAKASDLKRHENNMHSERKQVTAANSIQSETEQLQAAAMAAEAEQQLETIACS